GGGATGATCCCCATGCGGTCCAGGTCGTAGCGCGGCATGTAGGCATGGATCATTTCCACCGCACAGCACGCCAGGCCAAACGACATGGGCCACAGGCTGCCGGTGCGGCCCCAGTTGACCAGCTTGTCCAGGTTCGCGACCACGAAGCCCTTTTCGGTAATCTCACCGGTCACGCCCTTGATCACGGCGTCCTGCTCCGCCCCCGGAGGCAACATTTCCCGGTTCCAGGCTATGCTGTCGGCCGGCCGCCCCGTGCCGGGTGTGTCATTGGCCATTGCTGCACCCTCCCCTTGTCATGCTCAATCCCAATCCAGTGCGCCCTTGCTCCATTCGTAAATGAAGCCGACGACCAGAACGCCGAGGAAACCCATCATGGAGGCGAAGCCGAACCACCCGATCCGTGACAGGCTGAGCGCCCATGGAAAGAGGAAGGCGACCTCAAGGTCGAAAATGATGAAAAGGATCGCGACCAGATAGAAGCGCACGTCGAAGCGATGACGCGCGTCATCAAACGCCTCGAAACCACATTCATAGGCGGACGTTTTCTCGGCATAGGGTTTCTGGTGGCCAAACAGCAGCGAACTGCCCAGCATGGCCCCCGCGATCACCACCGCGATGCAACCGAATATGAGAACGGGCAAATAATCAGCGATAACGGAATGCATCTTCCGTGTTCCCAACCTGTTAAACAGCCATCTGCCGTCGTTATCGACTTGTCCGTGGCTTTCAGGATGCTAGCCCCAACGTTGGGCAGGGAACAGTTACTTAACCGTGTTCTTTCAGGAACATTACTGTGAGGGCGAATACAGGACCGCATTCGTCAATATTACGTGACCGTTACTTGCATGGCACGTTTTGTTGTTCTCATTTTTTTCGTGTGGACCGGGCACAAAAAAATGCCAGTGCGCGGGCATCTGGCATCATGACCTGTGTGGCACCTGTCGTGCCATGATGGCGCGAGTGACGGGGCTCGAACCCGCGACCTCCGGCGTGACAGGCCGGCGC
This portion of the Komagataeibacter sp. FNDCF1 genome encodes:
- a CDS encoding NADH-quinone oxidoreductase subunit A encodes the protein MHSVIADYLPVLIFGCIAVVIAGAMLGSSLLFGHQKPYAEKTSAYECGFEAFDDARHRFDVRFYLVAILFIIFDLEVAFLFPWALSLSRIGWFGFASMMGFLGVLVVGFIYEWSKGALDWD